tactctggggGATTTTTACTCTGTCTCAGGGCTAAGGGATGAACGGGAGCTGGGATATTTCCCTCCCCACCTTCCtggagggctgtgcagggggatggagcagcccgAGGGCGGGTGGGATGGTCCCGGCTCGgtgtggtgctgcaggggctgagctgtgaaCAGGAAACAGCCCTGACCTGCCCTTGTGactgctctgcttccagctggCCCTCGCCTGGCCGGGCAGAGCCTCTCCGTGATGGGCAACTCCATCCAGGTgcggctgcggctgctgctgcgcCCCGGGAGCATCAGCCCCGAGAACAGcgagctgcagagggaaatgaGCCGCTACCACGTGTACCTGCGGAGGACTCGGGACAACCACACGGTGAGAGGAGTGGCTgttcccctgctgtccccgtcTGTCCCACAGGGCGCTGCTCAATGGAAAAACAGACTGTTGGAGCAGGAGTAAGTGCTGAGCTTTGTCACAGCCACAGCGGCACAGAGAGGCTTCTCTGCGTGTTTTATGGCAGAGTTTTCCAGCTCTCGGGGGAATTCTGGATCTAGCTGCTGTCATCATTGTCACAGCACACCTTGGGGActctcccagggcacagcagaggaggaggaggagggagggaagcaggagctggaggctcCCAGGTTCCAGCCCGTGCTGTTTCTTGCAGATCACGGTGGTGAAGAACAGCACCGAGTTCACCATCAGGGAGCTGTTCTGGCTCACAGAGTACTGCCTGAGCgtggagcccagcctggccaacATGCCCGTCCCCAGCATGCGCTCTGATGAGCAGTGTGTCACCACCGGCCCCAGGGACAGTAAGTGACACCCAGGGAGGGGGAACCATGGGATGCTGAccccccatcccagcctcctggccctggcagtgTGGGGATCCACGCCAGGGCAGCCTCTGGGTGCTGTGAGCACTGAGGAATCCCCTCTCCCCCTCACCTGGTCACGTCCTCTCTTGCAGGGAGTGCAGAGCTCCTCCCGaccatcctcagctccttcttcATCACCCTGTCCTTGTTGGGGCtcctgggggctctgctggcctgTACCTACATCAGGAGACCTGTGAGGACACCGTCTGCCCTGGTAAGGCAGGGACAGTGCCCTGCAGGCTcggggagggctgggagaggcaggcaCCCACCAGGGATGAAGCACAGCTCACtcccctcttcctctccctcccagaAGTCCCTCATGAAGCAGAGCTCGCTCTGGGTGGAGCAGGAGCCCCCATCCTCGGGCAGCCTGGATGCAGACCCCatccagcagctcttcctgTGCCACaaggagccccagctgggcagcagccctgacagcagcaccagcacagcccagcagcccctggagcagggctggaagctgTCAGCGTGGCCCAAGGACCGTCTGGGACCCACAGCGAGCAGAGACAGCAGCGGCACCAGCACTGACAGCGGAATCTGCCTGCacatcccttcctcctcctcctcatcctcctcctcctccctgagctgctccttggcCCCCGAGCCCCAGGGctacaggcagcagctgcccagggctgaggaCAGCGGGGTGGGcttgggcagcccctgccctgctgctggctgctcctctggcagtgggaacaccagcccagggctgtgccctgcccctggccaggctgaAGTGGAGTTCAGGGGGTACCTGCAGCAGTCCAAGGGCACCGTGGAGCCAGAGAGGGCCccggggcagggagagcccctcctgggctgtgcagggtccctgcagggcctgggcagcACCGACGCCGTGCTGGACATGGAGTGCTGTGAGCTGGCTGTGGCCAAGGGGTATCTGAAGCAGTCCAACCCCGAGCAtcccctcacacagcccctctctCCCTGGGGAGCCCCTGCCTGTGTGTTCTCCAGCCAGGAGGGGCCCCAGGTGCCCactctgctgagctgggcagccccaggggctccaCTGACCTCCAAAGCCAGCCCTGATCCGAAAACTCCCTTCGATCTGCACATCTTCTACAACACTGCCTTCCCTGGGGTGCTGCCCAGCCTCGGCTCCAGCTGGGTCCCGCTGCCCACCCCGCCCCTGGGCCAGATCAGCGGGGACAGCAAGGACAGCCGCCTGTGACCCTGGGGCCACCAGCCTGGGCTGCGACCCAACTACCTCGAATGCCACTGGATAAGCTACTCCTGACCCTGGATGTGCACAGTGCCAGCCGTGAACCAGGAgcaccagctcagcccctgaTGGGGGcacccctgcagccaccccagctaaggggacacagggatgcgctgtgctgggggctcATCCCCACCTCCTTGGGACACCAAGGTACACCCAGGGCACCTCTGCCTTGCCAGCACGGGCTGCAGGGCCACTCTGGGGGCTGGGCCGGTCCTGTGCTTCCACTTCCCCCTGTCCTGGGCCAGCTGGGCTGACGTCCCCACTCCCGGTGCCATCCCAGCCTTTCACAACACAGAgactgaggtcaggctgacatcagcaccctgctgctggcagcacggggctcctgccctgcctgaccCCAGGGATGGACCCAGAGCCCTTCCCGACCCTACAGAGACCCCtgggggagcccagggcagcatctGGGatgcacccacagcccctgcaggagccagggcactCCTACCCACACTATGGTCTGTGTTCTGCCACTCTCGGACACAGACACTAtttattgcatttcatttgtAAATACAGAAAGGATGTGTTATTTATTTGGTCTATTTGCCTGTTTATCCTCTCCTGAGGCCAAGCTGAGCTGTCTGTTTCCAGATTTGGATGTTGTCCATCAGCAGGATGCAATGTGCCTTTGCCTCGTGTGTGGAGGGGAATTTCCACGTCATAACTGGGAAAAAGGAGAACTAAGCCAGGTCTCCAGGAGCTTCTCAGGAATTTGTGGGGGCAATCACCAGAGGAGCaacagggaaaaggagctgggctCTCCCAGTGATCCCATAGGaatggaaaaggagctgggctCTCCCAGTGGTCCCACAGGGATGCACATCCCatgggacagccccagggagggacaggaggacaaATCAAACCCAGGGGTGGAGGAAAGGCGagagccagggctctgctcagcaacGTGGTGCTCGGTCACAGGTTGGGCTCCATgacctcagaggtcttttccaaacaaaTCGATTCTGTGAACAGCTGTCATCAGAGTGGAAACAGGGTGAgctcaccagcagctcctccaggtcTCAGGGAAGTTTTTCCAGAAGTCATTTCCAGGAACCTTCAGGgtgggaaaccctcctgggggAATGTGGTTTTCAGGTgaagggttttttgggtttcttttcagcttttccagcgcaggcaggaggagggggctgatcctttgtgtttccttcttttaCACCTCTCTTACATGGCACTGCTCACACATGAgatccatccctgcatcccacagggatgtggAGGGCACTGagagcctcctcctgcccctccactgGCCCCATCTCTTCTCCTCTGTGCATTTTGAGGGTTAAaactttttgctttctttttatttttttccaacttcctctggaaaatgCAGTCATCAAAAACGTGGcgcttttttttgtttttcttttgaacgCCGCTGACGTCGGGCCCCACGGGCGGATCCTGCGTCacgcagggctctgctgggtccTGCTCACAACGAGGgctcccagcccccagcagctgcatttccccttcccctgaGCAGTCAGAGGTCTCCTTTGAGCCAGGAGAAAGCCGCAGACCACAGGGTTCAGTTTCGGTGGCCGAGAGCACAGCTGGTCCCTCTGAATTCTGAAATTTCCCTGGAAATCCCGCTCTGTCCTCACTGGTTTCCCTACGCACACAGCCACGTGGCTCTCgtgagtttttcctttttcttctgagagAAACTTGCAAAGAAATGGTCCCAAGGCTCCCCACCGTGCCTCACCAGCCCCCCTGGGCAAGCAGGGCCCCTCTCTGTGGCCACAGAAcctccccagggctgttcctgtgctCCAGGAACTTCACAGCCCCTTGTTCTGCTGAAAACAAAGGCAAGTGGCACCAAAAATCCACAAGGAACTTCCACAGGGGCTTTCTGAGGCGTTTCCTTGCACTGGGAGTGTGGAGAACCAACTTCCATCCATGTGGGTGCAGGTactggatggaggaggaggaggagggttgAGACAGATTTCCCATTTCCTCTCGGTGTTTTCTGCAGTTGCACCAATGCACTCACCCAGttttggggctgctcctcagctggtTCCCTGAGGACCAGCCTGGTGCCAGGGCTCTGGTGTGCAGGAGGCTGGGAGGTCTCTGAGCCGTGGGGAATGTTTTCTGCAGGATGCTGAGGAATCCTGGACAAAGCTGCATCCTCTTCCTCCATCCCAAGCACCAGCCCAGGCACCTCCTGTGCACTCGTGGCTGCAGGGACCCAgtgagggagctgcaggtggaggAGATGCCCAGGGAATTCGTGGAGtttccctctctggagatgtcccaaacccacctgggtgagttcctgtgtcacctgctcctgGTGACCTTGGGCACAGGGCGGTTGGGccagaggtcctttccagccccaaggattctgtgatcctgGGAAGATTTTTCAGCAACAGAAACTGCACCGTGGCCATTTGGGTTGAAATCCAACAAATTCAGGGGCTGTTTCTTACAGAAGTGAAAACGGAGGAATTCCCCCCGGGCAgttttggttgctttttctgttggtgctgggctgtgagtgagaggcagagaggggaagctctgcaggagcacccggggctccagccccatcctctgtgcctgggacagcaggaaaggagacacaaaccaaggcctgtgggggaaaaagcaaacccagagctcagggaaaggCTCTGAGCCCCAGAGCCGCAGGCAGGACTGGAAAaccttgggctgtgctgaggaaagCTGTGAtgcccaggggctgccaggcagcACGGAGGCTTTGGGGGGGACAAGGGGATGTCCTTCCTACCTgctcagcagcccagctctcccctcACGGCCTCTGGCTGTGGAAGGGCTCGTAGGCACTGCCCGAGGTGCCCAGCGAGCCGCTGATGCTGAAGGGTGGCACCAGCTCCAGTGCCACCGAGCCCAGCccgctgcagggacagcacagaggtCACCGAGCTGCAGacccttcctcctgcagcccctgccagcagcaggactggctggggaggggctgtggctctgctcaAGGGGAGGTTCCAGCCTGCCCTGGTACCCCCATGGCATCACTCACCGCGAGTGGTAGAGGCTGAAGACAAAGTCAGGCCCTGGGGAGGcacgaggaagaggagggagaggagtcAGAGCCATGTGCTGCTGTGAACCCACCTTTGCTTTGCTGtgaggggcagggtggggacaggcagcaggacaTTGCTgtgcatcctcctcctcccctcaggGTGCCCCCAGCTTGACCCTGAGCCCCCTGCACCAGGGGTTCCCATCTGCCGTGTTCCCCAcaccccaggccctgcagccccatgcTCTGagcccccctgccctgtccccccatTCCCTGAGCCCTCTGCCTTGCCCTGGCCCCCCATCCCTTGCCGTATCACCCTGTTccatccccctgtccccctgtcccctgccctgtcccccccatcccatcccatcccatcccatcccatcccatcccatcccatcccatcccatcccatcccatcccatcccatcccatcccatcccatcccatcccatcccatccccttgccccctccccatgtcccccgtCCCACTCACGGCGCTGGCATTGTCCCCGCCGGTACCAGCGGATGAAGGTGTAGCCAAAGCTGGCCAGgatcagcagggccagcccgATGCCCAAGACAACCCCGAGGACCCTGACGGGCTCTTGTCCTGgaaagcagaggcaggaggggctcTGCACACAGACCCCCGGGAGGCTGCgggtccccattgtcccctgcagggcacaggacaGCCGGGAGCGGGGTTCAACACTCCGGCATGAGCTGTCCCCACTGCAGCGCTGCCAGCACCGAGGCACAGCGATTTctgctgtccccaaagccccatGGAGGGGATCAGCGCTGTCCCCAGGTGGGACGGTCACTGGGAGCCAAGGTGGCCACCCTGACCGGGCTGTGTCCCCACCGCTCGTGGGGCGCTGCTCCTTTCCTGGTGGCGCTGGAGCCATTCCTGGGCCGGCAGTTCCCTCTAGAGGATGCTTCTGTCAGCACCAGCAGCGGCTCCGCCAGCGCCGGGCGGGGACAGACACGGCCGGGGCTGTGCGGGACCTGTGCGGGCTCTGCAccgccccatccctgccctccggcAAAACCCAGCACCGATCAGAGCTCccggggctgccagggcaccgaggggccgggcacagcccctgaGCATCGATTCCTGCAcggacagctctgctgggctgtgccaggcggGCACAGGGGGTTTGGGCAtggccaggagggcacagggagtttgggcactgccctgcagcacggccaggggggctcagggggtttgggcactgcccccagcacagccaggagggcacagggacggGAATCGATGCGGCACCGAGGAGACAGCGGAAGGGGATGACCTAAGAGCGGCTAAATTTAGGCAGATGCCAGCGGAGTGAGAACATTTCCCCTGTGGTCGCGGTGTTTACACGGCgagcgcggccccggcgcgTCCTGCAGCCCGCAGCACCCGCTCCGCCTGGCGGGACGGACAAACAGCCGCGGAGCGCCGGCCGCCGCTCCCGGGGCTCGCGGGGAGGAGCGGgacctgccctgcccttcctttccctgccagCCGGCCCTCCTGGCACGGCTCAGCATCCGTGGGTGCCAATgtgcctgctggggcaggggcgAGAGGCAGCGCCAGGACCCCCGAGAGGGCGAGGGCAGGgagccccgggacccccggacAGGGTGAGCGAGGTcagggagctgtgacagccccgggacccccgcACAGGGCGAGGTCGCGGAGCTGTGACAGCCGTGAGTCACGGCGAGCCGCAGGGCCGGAGCAACATGCTGTAACAGCCTCCCTGAATCAGCCGGCTGCCGAAACTGCCCCGTCCCCACGCCCACGGCCCGTGGGAGGGTGACGGCGCCGTGCCCGGGCCCTGCCCCGTGCCCGGTGTGGGAGGcgtccctgccctggcaccctcGGCAGCAGAGGTGCCCGCATCCCAGGGCACGGCTCTGAGCAGCGCTGCAagggcacagcacccagcagtgAGCCCCAGCccatgggagcagggagggagggcagcaaaGCACTGCCCGGGCCGtgaacagcccagctctgtcccctgaGGGGGGCAAACGCACCAGCTCACCTGTGCGGGGTCCATGTCCTGCTCACCTGTGTGGAGGTCCATGTCCTgtgccacaggagctgctctcgTTATCCCAGCCTGGcgctgctgctgagccctgtctgtgctggagcctggcacgtcctgcctgtcccctggtGACACGGCTGCCTCCCTGCAGCGaggctgggctccagccctggcccacTGGTCCGACTGGTTCTCGGGGagaaagcagaggagctgcagcaggcacaacCGAGAGCACAGCGCCGTGCTCAGCCCGCCTGcgtgggcagctctgccctcccgCTGCTGCAAGAggctgaactgggagcactgggagtactgggagcctgaggggcagggacagcccggACACAGGTGTGTGCAGATCAAGGGACAGACCGGACACAGGTATGCCCAGCCCGAGGGACAGACCGgacacaggtgtgcccagctctggcaaGGTGCCCGAGTGGCCGTGTTCTGCGATTGTCACCTCTCAGCAGCTAGGAAGGGGCAGAGGCCCACGCAGAACCCAGGCTGGGTggctcaggggacagggaaggacAAGGGGgaccctcagcagctgctcccagtcaGACACATCCCAGAATGAGGCACTTACAGCTCTACTTGATCATCTCCAAGTCCCAAACCAGAGCTTCTCTTGGGAATCAGCTCCTGGTTGTAGAAAGAGGGAAAACCTCCTGTCGCTGCAGGGAAAAGTGACAAAAGTGTCTCCAGGGAAAAGTAACAGGCTGTGACCCTTAACAGCTGGGAACTGGGCGGGATTGCTCCTTGCCTTggagaggacagggatgggatgggatgggatgggatgggatgggaagggatgggatggagtgggatgggatggggctgtgtctgtgggaCTCAGGGATGGTCActcagccctggccagcccagcctgccctctGCCTgaccccagcagagccagatGCCCAGAAGGCTGTGccatgcccagagcagggaagggtgaCAGTGGCACTCCAGGAAGCACAGCCCCGGCGGCTTTGGGGCTGTGACACAACACCTGcaaagctcagctgcagcctcagggccTGCGGGTCCCCAAGGGAGGAGCGGCTGTTTCTGCCGTGGCTcccgggctgctctgccttccaTGGCAGaactgggatgctctggggaggctgccaggacctgccaggTGCACCAAggcctgcccagctcccactgctgcagcccGTGAGACGTTTCTCAAGCTGAaacctgccacagcagcacagggccctgcatccctggctgcaCATCCCACATCCTCTGGGCATCCCGCACCTCCCAGTGGGGCTGGATGCTCAGTGTGAATGTGGGGAGGGTGCCCCTTactgcagagccacaggagcatccctggccaggctgtgcaATGGGCAG
The genomic region above belongs to Zonotrichia leucophrys gambelii isolate GWCS_2022_RI chromosome 24, RI_Zleu_2.0, whole genome shotgun sequence and contains:
- the IL10RA gene encoding interleukin-10 receptor subunit alpha; the encoded protein is MVPSATALALGLALLLACPTHGEELPMPRSVHITTEMGWHLLQWEPGHGSPSNASYEVEYIVYGTRVPWTAIPECWNTTELSCDLTHYTMDPGKRYHARVRAVAGNITSAWKMTGSFLPEQAGPRLAGQSLSVMGNSIQVRLRLLLRPGSISPENSELQREMSRYHVYLRRTRDNHTITVVKNSTEFTIRELFWLTEYCLSVEPSLANMPVPSMRSDEQCVTTGPRDRSAELLPTILSSFFITLSLLGLLGALLACTYIRRPVRTPSALKSLMKQSSLWVEQEPPSSGSLDADPIQQLFLCHKEPQLGSSPDSSTSTAQQPLEQGWKLSAWPKDRLGPTASRDSSGTSTDSGICLHIPSSSSSSSSSSLSCSLAPEPQGYRQQLPRAEDSGVGLGSPCPAAGCSSGSGNTSPGLCPAPGQAEVEFRGYLQQSKGTVEPERAPGQGEPLLGCAGSLQGLGSTDAVLDMECCELAVAKGYLKQSNPEHPLTQPLSPWGAPACVFSSQEGPQVPTLLSWAAPGAPLTSKASPDPKTPFDLHIFYNTAFPGVLPSLGSSWVPLPTPPLGQISGDSKDSRL
- the SMIM35 gene encoding small integral membrane protein 35 translates to MTEVRSQYSQCSQFSLLQQREGRAAHAGGLSTALCSRLCLLQLLCFLPENQSDQWARAGAQPRCREAAVSPGDRQDVPGSSTDRAQQQRQAGITRAAPVAQDMDLHTGQEPVRVLGVVLGIGLALLILASFGYTFIRWYRRGQCQRRPDFVFSLYHSRGLGSVALELVPPFSISGSLGTSGSAYEPFHSQRP